A stretch of the Ptychodera flava strain L36383 chromosome 18, AS_Pfla_20210202, whole genome shotgun sequence genome encodes the following:
- the LOC139117021 gene encoding coiled-coil domain-containing protein 12-like produces the protein MADNASVGALQQEALKRKERLKALRRKHQGESEVNDGSEPPEKKPAEDGNEEEKSHPVFKNYKPQDDSLHENVSERVQPGKVEDHIEEQLQAAKPEPVVEEVDLINLAPRKPDWDLKRDVSKKLEKLERRTQRAIAELIRERLATSKEDLSTVVNVNATANQQNVDSDED, from the exons ATGGCGGATAACGCTAGCGTTGGTGCTTTGCAACAAGAGGCGTTGAAGAGAAAAGAACGGTTAAAAGCTTTGAGACGGAAACATCAAGGTGAAAGTGAG GTGAATGATGGATCTGAACCACCAGAGAAGAAACCAGCTGAAGATGGtaatgaagaagaaaaaag TCATCCTGTATTTAAAAATTACAAGCCCCAAGATGACTCACTACATGAGAATGTCTCAGAGAGAGTTCAGCCAGGAAAAG TCGAAGATCATATTGAAGAGCAGTTACAAGCAGCAAAACCAGAACCAGTTGTTGAGGAAGTAGATCTCATCAACTTGGCACCTCGGAAACCTGACTG GGACTTGAAAAGAGATGTTTCAAAAAAACTGGAAAAGTTAGAAAGAAGAACGCAAAGGGCGATAGCAGAGTTGATAA GGGAGAGGTTAGCAACCAGCAAGGAAGACTTATCAACAGTTGTCAATGTCAATGCCACGGCAAATCAACAGAATGTGGACTCTGATGAAGACTGA
- the LOC139117020 gene encoding cyclin-dependent kinase 2-like: protein MENFQKIEKIGEGTYGVVYKARDKLTGKMVALKKIRLDTESEGVPSTAIREISLLKELNQPNIVRLLDVVHSEKKLYLVFEYLNQDLKKYMDNSPPSGLALPLVKSYLFQLLQGIAFCHSHRVLHRDLKPQNLLIDAEGAIKLADFGLARAFGVPVRTYTHEVVTLWYRAPEILLGTRFYSTAVDVWSIGCIFSEMITRRALFPGDSEIDQLFRIFRTLGTPDESMWPGVSKLPDYKSTFPKWPTQDIAKVVPTLDKDGLDLLKQMLTYEPNKRISAKKAMSHRYFRDVRVQAPQHLSN from the exons ATGGAAAACTTCCAGAAAATAGAGAAGATCGGCGAAGGCACTTACGGTGTAGTTTACAAAGCAAGGGACAAATTAACCGGGAAAATGGTGGCGTTGAAGAAAATCCGTTTGGACAC AGAATCAGAAGGAGTTCCAAGTACAGCAATCAGGGAAATTTCCCTCCTCAAAGAATTAAATCAACCAAATATAGTAAG ATTACTAGATGTAGTACATAGTGAGAAGAAATTATACCtagtttttgaatatttaaatcaAGATTTGAAGAAATATATGGACAATTCACCACCATCAGGCCTGGCGCTTCCATTAGTAAAG AGTTACTTGTTTCAGTTACTTCAAGGCATAGCTTTCTGTCATTCACATCGGGTTTTACACAGAGATTTGAAGCCACAAAATTTACTCATAGATGCAGAAGGTGCAATCAAATTGGCTGACTTTGGTCTTGCAAGAGCATTTGGAGTTCCAGTGAGAACTTACACACATGAG GTTGTTACACTATGGTACAGAGCACCAGAGATACTTCTAGGAACAAGGTTCTATTCAACGGCAGTTGATGTGTGGAGTATTGGTTGCATCTTTTCTGAGATG ATAACACGAAGGGCATTATTCCCAGGAGATTCAGAAATTGATCAGCTTTTCCGGATATTCAGGACTCTTGGAACTCCTGATGAGAGTATGTGGCCAGGAGTTAGCAAGCTGCCTGACTATAAAAGCACATTTCCAAAATGGCCAACACAAGATATAGCAAAAGTTGTACCAACTTTAGACAAAGATGGCTTAGATTTATTAAAG CAAATGCTTACATATGAACCTAACAAGCGGATATCAGCCAAGAAAGCAATGAGTCACAGATACTTCAGAGACGTGAGAGTGCAGGCACCACAGCACTTATCAAACTGA